Proteins encoded within one genomic window of Streptomyces sp. NBC_01314:
- a CDS encoding 4a-hydroxytetrahydrobiopterin dehydratase — MPLTEDEIATALAAVPGWRRKGDGITRSYAIRYHGGVAMIVHVADVERLISHHTDIDLRWGKVWFGITTHDAGHRLTVADFDLAQRIDAIAAAHGAVPLNDQRQSPRCCASPGAPSSST; from the coding sequence GTGCCGCTGACCGAGGACGAGATCGCGACGGCCCTGGCCGCAGTGCCGGGCTGGCGACGGAAGGGGGACGGGATCACCCGCTCGTACGCGATCAGGTATCACGGCGGGGTCGCGATGATCGTGCACGTGGCGGACGTCGAGCGGCTGATCAGCCACCACACGGACATCGATCTGCGGTGGGGGAAGGTCTGGTTCGGGATCACCACGCACGACGCCGGGCACAGGCTGACCGTCGCGGACTTCGACCTCGCCCAACGGATCGACGCGATTGCTGCGGCTCATGGGGCTGTGCCGCTCAACGACCAAAGGCAGTCGCCCAGATGCTGCGCATCTCCCGGCGCACCGTCGAGCAGTACGTGA